The Lutra lutra chromosome 15, mLutLut1.2, whole genome shotgun sequence genome includes a region encoding these proteins:
- the LOC125086206 gene encoding olfactory receptor 10K1 — protein MKWGNETLVRDFVFLGFSSLAGLQRLLFIAFLPLYLFTLGTNAIIISTIMLDRALHTPMYFFLAVLSCSETCYTFVIVPKMLVDLLTQEKTISFLGCAIQMFTFLFLGCSHSFLLAAMGYDRYVAICNPLRYMELMGHRVCVGLVAAACVCGFTIAQIITSMIFHLPFRSSNQLHHYFCDIAPVLKVASHHSHLSQLVIFMIGVFVLVIPLLLILVSYIRIISAILKIPSSTGRYKAFSTCASHLIVVTVHYGCASFIYLRPKSSYSSSQDTLISVSYTILTPLFNPMIYSLRNKEFKSALRRVMGQISYPFN, from the coding sequence ATGAAGTGGGGCAATGAGACCCTGGTGAGGGATTTCGTCTTCCTTGGCTTCTCTTCTCTGGCTGGGCTGCAGAGACTGCTCTTCATAGCCTTCCTGCCCCTCTACCTGTTCACCCTGGGCACCAATGCCATCATCATTTCCACCATCATGCTGGATAGAGCCCttcacacccccatgtacttcttccttgccGTCCTCTCCTGCTCTGAGACCTGCTACACCTTCGTCATTGTACCCAAGATGCTGGTGGACCTACTGACCCAGGAGAAGACCATCTCCTTCCTGGGCTGTGCCATCCAGATGTtcaccttcctcttccttggCTGTTCTCACTCCTTCCTGCTGGCAGCCATGGgttatgaccgctatgtggccatctgtaacccTCTGCGCTACATGGAGCTCATGGGACACCGGGTGTGTGTGGGACTAGTGGCTGCTGCCTGTGTCTGTGGCTTTACTATTGCACAGATTATCACCTCCATGATATTTCACTTGCCCTTCCGTTCCTCCAACCAGCTCCATCATTACTTCTGTGACATCGCGCCTGTCCTCAAGGTGGCATCCCACCACTCCCACCTCAGTCAGTTGGTCATTTTCATGATTGGTGTATTCGTCTTGGTCATTCCCCTGCTACTTATCTTGGTCTCTTACATCCGCATCATTTCTGCCATTTTGAAGATCCCATCCTCCACCGGCAGGTACAAAGCCTTCTCCACCTGTGCCTCCCATCTCATTGTGGTAACTGTGCATTATGGCTGTGCCTCTTTCATCTACTTAAGGCCCAAGTCCAGCTACTCTTCAAGTCAGGACACCCTCATATCTGTGTCCTACACCATCCTCACTCC